A window from uncultured Desulfobacter sp. encodes these proteins:
- a CDS encoding YdbL family protein gives MKSIKLLMITTLVLSFAFCATAFAGSIKSRMKQRLPQIVDLKNRGIVGETNTGYLGFVSAKHEKQNVVAAENEDRKAIYSQIATQQNVSVQLVQKRRAESLFSNGTKGHYYQNQVGEWIKKSGFD, from the coding sequence ATGAAATCCATTAAATTGTTGATGATTACGACCCTTGTCCTGTCCTTTGCTTTTTGTGCCACGGCTTTTGCCGGCAGTATTAAATCACGCATGAAACAACGGTTGCCCCAGATTGTGGATTTAAAAAACAGAGGTATTGTTGGTGAAACTAATACCGGGTATCTGGGGTTTGTTTCGGCGAAACACGAAAAACAGAATGTGGTGGCGGCCGAAAATGAGGATCGCAAGGCCATTTACAGCCAGATTGCAACACAGCAGAACGTATCCGTCCAACTCGTCCAGAAAAGAAGAGCTGAATCTTTATTTTCAAACGGAACAAAAGGCCATTATTATCAGAATCAGGTCGGTGAATGGATTAAAAAAAGCGGCTTCGATTAA
- a CDS encoding GGDEF domain-containing protein, protein MSDFPIFQRIGLKQHKNWIKTLALSFELEAAKKEAERIARIDILTGLYNRRAFYEIAPQYLSNAKRYQRPTSSENRIFWDDWVEKNLQFCFRKLTKTGRLQSLKGFEKKSSLWIFQDTISKTSSFGIVHDNSGNESIELLLKKADTALYKAKNHGRNQTVIYNDVNGASIHEKD, encoded by the coding sequence TTGTCAGATTTCCCTATTTTCCAACGAATTGGTCTGAAGCAGCACAAAAACTGGATTAAAACGCTTGCCCTGAGCTTTGAATTAGAGGCGGCAAAAAAAGAGGCGGAACGGATTGCCCGTATCGATATATTGACTGGACTATATAATCGCCGGGCTTTTTACGAAATTGCACCCCAATATTTAAGTAATGCTAAACGGTACCAGCGCCCGACCTCTTCAGAGAATCGGATATTTTGGGACGACTGGGTGGAGAAGAATTTGCAATTCTGCTTCCGGAAACTGACAAAAACGGGGCGTTTGCAATCGTTGAAAGGCTTCGAAAAAAAATCGAGCTTATGGATTTTCCAGGATACGATTTCAAAAACATCAAGTTTTGGGATTGTGCATGATAATAGCGGCAACGAATCAATTGAGTTGCTGTTAAAAAAGGCCGATACCGCATTATATAAGGCCAAAAATCATGGTCGAAACCAGACTGTCATTTATAATGATGTAAATGGAGCTTCTATACATGAAAAGGATTAA
- a CDS encoding FmdE family protein: MPELSEEKQKLFQECVAFHGHVCPGLAYGFQAAMTGMDFMSETRAKDEEIVAIVETDACGTDAIQVITGCTFGKGNFIYKDYGKTAFTFVSRNSGKGVRIAKKYDPEPLLGTRHQELIKRIRENKASKADHDEFWALHREKAMEILGQAPEDLFTITGITVAMPPKAKIEPSLQCDRCKEPTMASKLSQTDSGALCHGCLADMNPE; encoded by the coding sequence ATGCCGGAATTGTCCGAAGAAAAACAAAAATTATTTCAAGAATGTGTTGCGTTCCATGGTCACGTATGCCCAGGCCTTGCATACGGATTCCAGGCAGCCATGACCGGTATGGATTTTATGTCGGAGACCCGGGCAAAGGACGAGGAAATTGTGGCCATCGTCGAAACGGATGCCTGCGGAACCGATGCAATCCAGGTGATTACGGGGTGCACATTCGGCAAGGGCAATTTCATTTATAAAGATTATGGAAAAACCGCATTTACCTTTGTCAGCAGAAATTCAGGTAAAGGGGTTCGCATTGCTAAAAAATACGATCCTGAACCGCTGCTGGGGACCAGACATCAGGAATTGATCAAACGGATCAGGGAAAACAAAGCCAGCAAGGCGGACCATGATGAATTCTGGGCACTTCACAGGGAAAAGGCTATGGAGATTCTCGGCCAGGCACCGGAAGACCTTTTCACCATCACCGGGATAACGGTCGCCATGCCCCCCAAAGCGAAAATAGAGCCGTCACTTCAGTGCGACAGGTGCAAAGAGCCGACTATGGCCTCTAAACTATCCCAGACAGACAGCGGCGCACTTTGCCATGGCTGCCTGGCAGATATGAATCCGGAATAA
- a CDS encoding site-specific integrase: MGSLFLRGKTWWIKYYRNGKSFRESSGSNKQMVAKKLLARREGEVAQGKVPGVLFDRVTFDELANEFLRDYKINQKRSLVKAERSVRRLATAFEDMSASHITTPKINAYIQGRLDDGAANATINRELAALKRMFNLGVQQTPPLVDRVPHIKMLEEDNVRTGFFEHDQFLELRDNLPAYLKGVATFGYKSGWRVSEITGLKWSNVDLEKRVVRLDIGTTKNKEGRTIYLDDELLTVFYDQYEKQKIENKILPYVFLNKAGTDKIKDFRGSWKKACKAAGVPGYIFHDLRRTAVRNMVRSGVPERVAMMISGHKTRAVFERYNIVSEDDLMIAAQRQENYLKSRLGTISGTMTKIIKKKASS; the protein is encoded by the coding sequence ATGGGTTCTTTGTTTTTAAGAGGTAAGACGTGGTGGATAAAATACTACCGCAATGGAAAAAGCTTCCGGGAAAGCAGCGGGAGCAATAAACAGATGGTCGCTAAAAAGTTGCTGGCCAGAAGGGAGGGAGAGGTCGCCCAGGGTAAAGTCCCTGGGGTTTTGTTTGACAGGGTAACGTTTGATGAGTTGGCTAATGAATTTTTGCGGGATTATAAAATTAACCAGAAGAGGTCCTTGGTGAAAGCTGAGCGCAGTGTTCGGCGCCTGGCGACCGCGTTTGAAGATATGAGTGCTTCGCACATCACCACGCCGAAAATCAATGCGTATATCCAGGGCCGTTTGGATGATGGTGCGGCCAATGCAACGATTAATCGTGAGTTGGCGGCGTTGAAGCGTATGTTTAATCTTGGCGTACAGCAGACGCCTCCCCTTGTTGATCGGGTACCGCATATCAAGATGCTGGAAGAAGACAATGTACGGACCGGTTTTTTTGAGCATGATCAGTTTCTGGAGCTAAGGGACAATCTTCCGGCATATCTGAAAGGTGTTGCAACTTTTGGATATAAATCCGGTTGGCGGGTGTCCGAGATTACGGGACTGAAGTGGTCCAATGTCGATTTGGAGAAACGGGTGGTTCGTTTGGATATTGGAACGACTAAAAATAAGGAAGGCAGAACAATATATCTCGATGACGAGTTGCTGACGGTTTTCTACGACCAGTATGAGAAACAGAAAATTGAAAACAAAATTTTGCCTTACGTTTTTTTGAATAAGGCTGGAACCGACAAAATCAAAGATTTTCGTGGATCATGGAAAAAGGCATGTAAAGCCGCTGGTGTTCCTGGTTATATTTTTCATGATCTGCGCAGGACCGCTGTCAGAAATATGGTTAGATCCGGTGTTCCGGAAAGAGTTGCGATGATGATTTCAGGACATAAAACAAGGGCTGTTTTTGAGCGATATAACATTGTCAGCGAAGATGATTTGATGATTGCCGCCCAAAGGCAGGAAAATTATCTGAAAAGCCGTTTGGGCACAATTTCGGGCACAATGACCAAAATCATAAAAAAAAAGGCTTCCAGCTAA
- a CDS encoding helix-turn-helix domain-containing protein: protein MPTKSKHIVFNKRLYSIRELVECVGVTEWFWRSQIWDGKLPFIQVGKKMLIDRRDLEVFIEKHKMQY, encoded by the coding sequence ATGCCGACCAAATCCAAACATATAGTTTTCAATAAGCGTCTGTACTCTATCAGAGAGCTTGTAGAGTGCGTTGGTGTTACGGAGTGGTTCTGGCGAAGTCAAATCTGGGACGGGAAGCTACCGTTTATTCAGGTGGGAAAGAAGATGTTGATTGATCGCAGGGACTTAGAGGTGTTCATTGAGAAGCATAAAATGCAGTATTGA
- the traI gene encoding TraI/MobA(P) family conjugative relaxase: MISKRVHCEPRNDSIRRLGLYIAGASHEGEKLFEKWTAGCYAGQDYALAMDEIKATQGLNNRTTKEKTYHLVVSFHPEDFKKLSLEDFKDIEKEFAKSLGFEDHQRLCGIHINTDNPHMHVAYNMIHKGKFTRHDPYYDYHKRDKTCRFLEQKYNLKVDSGIEQQFSDYIKQHRSDIKEAFDNARDWQSLHKNLAVYGLTVQMRGNGCILAAIGHKPKVGYHIKISEFDKNLSKKKLQDRLGAFEKTTGDYTVKDFFQKTPKPESPKARDFESKTGLKSFNTFVLESKNFIAQAAVKSETWQDFHKELARIGLEVRPRGAGYVLKDIGGKTKKNPTIPFSKTGLRIAENGIIMEPQKGKFRHGRLKILGPFELSKGGYPVEKSYKLKPAKKLKDAKEKEAWRIYIREQINQNYSWKKFNKNFQRFYGEEYGR; the protein is encoded by the coding sequence ATGATATCAAAACGTGTTCATTGTGAACCCCGAAACGACAGTATACGGCGATTAGGGCTGTATATAGCAGGGGCCAGCCATGAAGGTGAAAAGCTTTTCGAAAAATGGACTGCCGGTTGTTATGCCGGTCAGGATTATGCCCTGGCAATGGATGAAATCAAAGCCACCCAGGGCCTTAATAATCGAACCACAAAAGAAAAAACATATCATCTGGTGGTAAGCTTTCATCCTGAAGATTTTAAAAAGCTGTCCCTGGAAGATTTTAAAGACATCGAAAAAGAGTTCGCCAAATCTTTAGGGTTTGAAGATCATCAACGGCTGTGCGGGATACACATAAACACAGACAACCCGCATATGCACGTTGCATACAATATGATTCATAAAGGAAAGTTCACCCGGCATGATCCGTATTACGATTATCATAAACGGGACAAAACATGCCGGTTCCTGGAGCAGAAATATAATCTTAAAGTTGACAGCGGCATTGAACAGCAGTTCAGCGATTACATAAAGCAACACCGGTCAGATATCAAAGAAGCCTTCGACAATGCCCGTGACTGGCAATCCCTCCATAAAAATTTAGCGGTTTACGGCCTGACGGTACAAATGCGGGGGAATGGCTGTATCTTGGCTGCCATTGGGCATAAACCAAAGGTCGGATACCATATAAAAATAAGCGAGTTTGATAAAAATCTGTCAAAAAAGAAGCTGCAGGATCGTTTAGGGGCCTTTGAAAAAACAACCGGCGATTATACCGTTAAAGATTTTTTTCAGAAAACACCAAAACCAGAAAGCCCAAAAGCCAGGGACTTTGAATCAAAAACCGGATTAAAATCCTTCAATACTTTTGTTTTGGAATCAAAGAATTTCATTGCCCAGGCTGCCGTCAAGTCCGAAACCTGGCAGGATTTCCATAAAGAACTGGCAAGGATCGGCCTGGAAGTCAGACCACGGGGAGCCGGGTATGTGCTGAAGGATATTGGTGGAAAAACCAAAAAGAATCCCACAATCCCTTTTTCAAAAACCGGCCTGAGAATCGCTGAAAACGGAATCATCATGGAACCTCAAAAAGGAAAATTCCGCCATGGAAGATTAAAAATTTTAGGGCCGTTTGAACTATCCAAAGGCGGTTACCCGGTTGAAAAATCGTATAAATTAAAACCGGCAAAAAAACTGAAGGACGCAAAAGAGAAAGAGGCCTGGAGAATATATATCCGCGAACAGATAAATCAAAATTATAGCTGGAAAAAATTTAATAAAAATTTTCAGCGTTTTTACGGCGAAGAGTACGGAAGATAA
- a CDS encoding CopG family transcriptional regulator: MKKANKRMKCIKSYVTAEEHATLKQQAEQTGFSVSEYVRRMATDKAVKSTVDKGIFISALKVNADLGRLGGLFKYYISRGFKNVSPGEIRTLLREIETRQRDLSPVISKIRQSL; the protein is encoded by the coding sequence ATGAAAAAAGCCAACAAACGCATGAAATGCATAAAATCCTATGTCACGGCTGAAGAGCATGCAACACTTAAACAACAGGCGGAACAAACCGGTTTTTCAGTGTCTGAATATGTGCGGCGGATGGCCACAGACAAGGCTGTTAAATCCACGGTCGATAAAGGGATTTTTATCTCAGCGCTCAAGGTCAATGCGGACCTGGGCAGACTTGGAGGCCTCTTTAAATATTACATTTCCAGGGGGTTTAAAAATGTATCTCCCGGAGAAATTAGAACCCTTCTCCGGGAGATTGAAACGCGGCAGCGGGATCTTTCTCCAGTAATCTCTAAAATCAGGCAGTCGTTATGA
- a CDS encoding TrbM/KikA/MpfK family conjugal transfer protein, with protein sequence MKKRTPKINFIFLFALFFSLTPPAMAELSNIQKLACESILCLSSAVRPGECNPALNYFFSIRHRKLSDTLNARRAFLNKCPDSSAAGMQGLINVIVDYSRDNCTVESLNNNMILVMIKVPTGSGFHKKYKTISMWVVDPQIPASCRRYYDALINHEFTAYDDIVYSGLDLGTRTTYQDEDGDEHDCYVIYAKSTTEQARIAEELSSNHWEWQ encoded by the coding sequence ATGAAAAAGAGAACACCCAAAATTAACTTTATTTTCCTGTTCGCATTATTTTTTTCTTTAACCCCGCCGGCAATGGCTGAATTATCAAATATCCAGAAATTAGCATGTGAAAGCATCTTGTGTCTGTCCTCTGCTGTCCGTCCTGGTGAGTGTAACCCGGCCTTGAACTATTTTTTCAGTATCCGGCACAGAAAATTATCAGACACGTTAAACGCCAGGCGGGCCTTTTTAAATAAATGTCCGGATTCTTCAGCAGCGGGTATGCAGGGCTTGATTAATGTTATTGTCGATTATTCCCGGGACAACTGCACGGTGGAGAGCCTGAACAACAATATGATTTTAGTCATGATCAAAGTTCCCACAGGGTCAGGTTTTCACAAAAAATACAAAACAATTTCAATGTGGGTCGTTGACCCACAGATACCTGCGTCATGCCGCAGGTATTATGACGCGCTTATCAATCATGAATTCACGGCATACGATGATATTGTTTATTCAGGGTTGGACCTGGGAACCAGAACGACATATCAGGATGAAGATGGAGATGAACACGACTGTTATGTAATTTATGCGAAATCAACCACTGAGCAAGCCCGAATAGCCGAAGAATTATCAAGCAACCACTGGGAATGGCAATAA
- a CDS encoding ATPase, T2SS/T4P/T4SS family, producing MRPTTLTNAILAELAEIAGEDRIVIIEDTNELQCLSRNKVMLRTNQTTNMQHLLKATMRLRPDRIIVGEVRGGEALDLLKAWNTGHPGGVCTVHANSCTGGLIRLQQLIAEAVTSPMDDLIKEAIDLVIFIKRTKQGRKIEDIAVIEDDQGTMEETHKLRILK from the coding sequence ATGCGCCCAACAACTTTGACCAACGCAATTTTAGCGGAACTGGCTGAAATTGCGGGTGAGGATCGGATTGTCATCATTGAGGATACAAACGAATTGCAATGCCTGTCCAGGAACAAAGTCATGCTGCGGACAAATCAGACCACCAATATGCAGCATCTGTTGAAGGCGACCATGAGATTGCGGCCTGATCGCATTATCGTTGGAGAAGTCAGGGGTGGCGAAGCTTTAGATCTGCTTAAAGCCTGGAATACTGGTCATCCAGGGGGCGTCTGCACTGTTCACGCCAACTCCTGCACCGGGGGGCTGATCCGGCTTCAGCAATTGATAGCCGAAGCTGTAACCAGCCCAATGGATGACTTAATAAAGGAGGCCATTGATTTGGTCATTTTCATAAAAAGAACCAAACAAGGCCGAAAGATTGAAGATATTGCCGTGATTGAAGACGATCAAGGAACGATGGAAGAAACGCATAAATTAAGGATTTTAAAATGA
- a CDS encoding ATPase, T2SS/T4P/T4SS family codes for MSVVLDSLKHNFGETVIQALEDDNVIEIMLNDDGSLWLDTFDNGMMPVSEINPSAAAGILSQVASMLGTVVTKDQPIVEGELPIDGSRFEGLFPPVVANPTFTIRKKATKIFTLENYVNTGIMAQAQRQLICESITTRKNILVVGGTGSGKTTWAHSHFPG; via the coding sequence ATGAGCGTTGTCCTTGATAGTTTAAAACACAACTTCGGTGAAACCGTCATCCAGGCCCTTGAGGATGACAATGTAATTGAAATTATGCTCAATGACGATGGAAGCCTGTGGTTGGACACATTTGATAACGGTATGATGCCGGTATCAGAAATTAATCCTTCAGCGGCAGCCGGTATTTTAAGTCAGGTCGCCTCCATGCTTGGAACTGTTGTTACAAAGGACCAGCCAATAGTTGAGGGCGAGTTGCCTATCGACGGCAGCCGGTTTGAAGGACTATTCCCACCGGTTGTTGCAAACCCCACCTTCACGATCCGGAAAAAAGCCACAAAAATTTTTACGCTTGAAAACTATGTTAACACCGGGATTATGGCCCAGGCCCAACGGCAGCTTATCTGTGAGTCCATAACCACCAGGAAAAACATCCTGGTGGTTGGGGGAACCGGATCAGGAAAAACAACTTGGGCGCATTCCCATTTTCCCGGTTAG
- a CDS encoding S26 family signal peptidase has product MKVPLYIISLAAAIALFISQRCYINTTASLPIGLYLKTRQPLKIGTIVVFRPDFDKHPFVAKYLEPDTPLMKRVAALPGQAYQLPPASDADSKGRPITPWTPVTGIVPARHIIVTGDTEFSLDSRYLGLIPQCCVIDTVTPFFIWSKSHERCP; this is encoded by the coding sequence ATGAAAGTCCCTTTATACATCATCAGCCTGGCCGCTGCGATTGCCCTTTTTATATCTCAGCGTTGTTATATAAACACAACCGCAAGTTTGCCTATCGGTTTATATTTAAAGACGAGACAGCCATTAAAAATTGGGACCATTGTAGTTTTTCGCCCGGATTTTGATAAACACCCTTTTGTTGCGAAGTACCTTGAACCGGACACCCCCTTAATGAAACGTGTTGCGGCTCTGCCAGGCCAGGCTTACCAGTTGCCCCCGGCATCTGATGCGGACAGCAAAGGCCGTCCCATTACGCCATGGACACCCGTTACTGGCATAGTGCCGGCCAGACATATCATTGTAACCGGTGATACAGAATTCTCATTAGATAGCCGTTATCTCGGATTAATCCCGCAATGCTGCGTCATTGATACAGTAACACCTTTTTTTATCTGGAGTAAATCACATGAGCGTTGTCCTTGA
- a CDS encoding type IV secretory system conjugative DNA transfer family protein produces MKEEYGLKHIKTEKSYYSWLFPVVFISWGVVCMSFATQTIAKAYKYTPDLGKPVFSRLYLPWKVFEWQPYLNGSVSDKIDLILGFFILSSVVVFFFLLKKKPKANVKLHGTATWAKKNELKDMGLDADAGVYVGGFPTRSGTKYLIHNGPEHIMAFAPTRSGKGVGLVIPSLLIWEGSSITLDIKGENYALTAGYKAQQGHRVLRFDPADESHSFASFNPLAEIRLSGSQAIADTQNIAQMICDPDGKGLKDYFSQAGYAFLTGLILHTIVVKKEADLSDVVAEITKSDNEGDVKNLLYAIIDEEHVNHLLRRFPGMDRKIADNIKESIDSYAGEAVIKADRELSGVVSTAITNLSLYRDPTVARNTAVSDFAISDIIGSDEPVDLYLVVSPANLDRLRPLLRVFFNLALRKMTEKMEFEGGRSVAAYKHRLLLMLDEFTSLGKLEIMQKALAFMAGYGLKAFIIVQDLSQLQEAYTRDESITSNCHVRIAYAPNKIETAKLLSEMTGKTTVVDKKTSVSGKRIGSLSNASVQMREVARPLLTPDECMRLKGPLKDESGRITGPGDMLIFVAGYNAVYGQQILFFMDRELLKRSQIPAP; encoded by the coding sequence ATGAAAGAAGAATACGGCCTTAAGCACATAAAAACGGAAAAAAGTTATTATTCCTGGCTGTTCCCTGTTGTCTTCATCTCTTGGGGAGTGGTCTGTATGAGTTTTGCCACGCAGACCATAGCCAAGGCTTATAAATACACGCCGGATCTTGGCAAGCCCGTCTTTAGCAGGCTTTATCTGCCCTGGAAAGTTTTTGAATGGCAACCTTATCTGAACGGTTCCGTATCAGATAAAATAGATCTGATTTTAGGGTTCTTTATCCTCTCGTCGGTTGTTGTTTTTTTCTTTCTGCTCAAGAAAAAACCAAAGGCAAATGTCAAATTACACGGCACCGCAACATGGGCGAAAAAAAATGAGCTAAAGGATATGGGTCTGGATGCAGATGCCGGCGTTTATGTGGGTGGATTTCCGACCAGGAGCGGTACAAAATATCTTATCCATAACGGTCCTGAACATATCATGGCTTTTGCTCCGACCAGGAGCGGCAAGGGTGTGGGGCTTGTCATCCCAAGCCTTTTGATATGGGAAGGGTCAAGCATTACCCTGGATATCAAGGGGGAGAACTACGCACTGACTGCGGGGTATAAAGCCCAACAGGGTCACAGGGTTTTAAGGTTTGATCCGGCAGACGAAAGCCATTCTTTTGCCTCTTTTAATCCCCTGGCTGAGATCCGGCTGTCCGGAAGCCAGGCTATTGCCGATACTCAGAATATTGCACAAATGATCTGCGATCCTGACGGCAAAGGCCTGAAAGACTATTTTTCCCAGGCGGGATATGCTTTTTTGACCGGCTTAATTCTGCATACAATCGTTGTTAAAAAAGAGGCGGACTTATCCGATGTTGTGGCTGAAATTACAAAAAGTGACAACGAAGGGGATGTAAAAAATTTGCTGTACGCGATCATAGACGAGGAGCATGTTAATCACCTGTTGCGACGGTTCCCAGGTATGGACCGCAAAATAGCGGACAACATCAAGGAATCCATTGACAGTTATGCGGGTGAAGCCGTGATCAAGGCGGACAGGGAATTATCCGGCGTTGTGTCCACGGCCATAACCAATCTTTCTTTGTATCGTGATCCAACGGTAGCCAGGAATACGGCAGTATCAGATTTTGCCATATCCGATATCATAGGTTCAGATGAACCGGTTGATTTATATCTGGTTGTCTCACCAGCCAACCTGGACCGCCTGCGTCCCTTGCTGCGGGTATTTTTCAACCTGGCTTTAAGAAAAATGACCGAAAAAATGGAATTTGAAGGGGGCAGATCCGTTGCCGCTTATAAACATCGGCTGTTACTTATGCTGGATGAGTTTACCAGCCTGGGAAAACTGGAAATCATGCAAAAGGCCCTGGCTTTTATGGCCGGATACGGTCTTAAGGCGTTTATCATCGTTCAGGATCTTTCACAACTCCAGGAGGCCTACACAAGAGATGAATCTATAACGTCAAACTGCCATGTCAGGATCGCCTATGCACCCAATAAAATTGAAACCGCAAAGTTGCTTTCGGAAATGACCGGCAAAACAACGGTGGTGGATAAAAAAACCAGTGTCTCAGGCAAACGGATCGGCAGTTTAAGCAACGCCTCTGTGCAGATGCGTGAAGTTGCCAGGCCCTTATTGACGCCCGATGAATGTATGAGGTTAAAAGGGCCGCTCAAAGATGAATCCGGCAGAATAACGGGACCTGGCGACATGCTAATTTTTGTGGCAGGCTACAATGCAGTTTATGGTCAGCAGATCCTGTTTTTCATGGACAGGGAACTTTTGAAAAGATCACAGATCCCGGCACCCTGA